One Anaerolineae bacterium DNA segment encodes these proteins:
- a CDS encoding glycosyltransferase family 4 protein, whose amino-acid sequence MDVAVDASRVTVARRTGTERYALELLRALLARDTVNRYRLYFRDTLPAELLPAGPQITTCVIPWPRLWTHTRFAAALWASRPDVTFVPAHTLPFAFPGPAIVTIHDLGYRFFPEAHTGWSRRYLEWSTRHSARRATIVLADSEATRRDLTVLYGIPAEKVRVVYPGVDERLAPVTDGATLAAVRTRYGLPDRYLLFVGTLQPRKNIQRLVQAYAVAELHQRGIGLVLAGGRGWLYNPAWTAGVPGVVETGYVADDDLAALYSGAEALVFPSLYEGFGFPVLEAMHCGTPVMASCTSSLPELAGEAALLVDPLDVTAMAATMLRLTSDRALRVRLIAAGRAQAARFTWDRAADAVLAVLVEAAEAGRRGR is encoded by the coding sequence GTGGATGTTGCTGTTGATGCCAGCCGGGTGACCGTAGCTCGGCGCACCGGCACAGAGCGTTACGCGCTGGAACTGCTACGGGCGCTGCTGGCGCGGGATACGGTCAACCGCTACCGCCTGTATTTCCGCGACACGCTGCCAGCAGAGTTACTGCCTGCCGGGCCGCAGATCACGACCTGCGTAATCCCGTGGCCGCGTCTGTGGACACACACGCGCTTTGCGGCGGCACTCTGGGCCAGCCGCCCGGATGTCACGTTTGTGCCGGCGCATACGTTGCCGTTCGCCTTTCCGGGGCCTGCCATCGTGACGATTCACGATCTGGGCTACCGGTTCTTTCCGGAAGCACATACGGGCTGGTCGCGACGCTACCTGGAGTGGTCGACGCGTCACAGCGCGCGCCGGGCGACCATCGTCTTGGCCGATTCAGAGGCCACCCGCCGCGACCTGACCGTGCTGTATGGGATTCCGGCGGAAAAGGTGCGGGTGGTCTACCCCGGTGTGGATGAGCGCCTGGCTCCGGTGACGGATGGGGCGACGCTGGCGGCAGTGCGGACGCGCTACGGGCTGCCCGACCGCTACCTGCTCTTCGTGGGGACCCTCCAGCCGCGCAAAAACATTCAGCGGCTGGTGCAGGCTTACGCCGTTGCTGAGTTGCACCAGCGCGGGATCGGGCTGGTGCTGGCCGGAGGCCGGGGCTGGCTGTACAATCCGGCCTGGACAGCCGGGGTGCCTGGTGTAGTGGAAACCGGTTACGTAGCGGACGATGACCTGGCGGCGCTGTACAGCGGCGCAGAGGCGCTGGTATTCCCCTCGTTATATGAAGGCTTTGGTTTCCCGGTGCTGGAGGCAATGCACTGCGGGACGCCAGTGATGGCCAGCTGTACGTCCAGCCTGCCAGAACTGGCCGGTGAAGCAGCTCTGCTGGTTGATCCGCTCGACGTAACAGCGATGGCGGCGACGATGCTCCGTCTAACGTCGGATCGGGCGCTGCGTGTCCGGTTGATCGCTGCAGGGAGGGCACAGGCGGCGCGTTTCACCTGGGATCGCGCTGCTGACGCCGTCCTGGCGGTGCTGGTGGAGGCAGCAGAAGCCGGGCGGCGGGGCAGGTAG
- a CDS encoding MFS transporter, with protein MSMRLSQPSLAHPAPSLARPPSPWLVLALVSLPVFIGALDLTIISAILPEVIVEFQIPLESGLDDTAWLVSGYLLAYTISMTFMGRVSDLIGRRRAYLICLAIFTAGSIWVAVADGLPAGWLYNLARRLGQRPDPTAIALLSLVIGRVIQAFGGGALVPISMALVGDLFPPQRRAQPLGLIGAIDMAGWVVGHLYGGIMVQFVDWRLLFWLNIPISLLIFALILRLLRGVEQPLASGGFDLPGALSLALALLCFSIGLGANTDVTVGSSTFAELTAFPPYAGPALMAGLAALLGFLWIERRHPHPLIDLGLFRRGNFAAGNLTSLIVGFALMIGLVIVPILINIRAESLDTLTQTALSVGLVMSALTIPMALSAIPGGWLSDRFGYRLPTATGLIVAAMGFTLAGLRWTEAVSHEEMAAHMILAGIGLGLTMSPTSAAVLNAAPDDRRGIAAAIDDMLRLLGMTLAASALTTIALRRISTLAATAIGETIAMTQEAVNIYVMLTAQVIRELALLGALLCLLALIPALLLRGGQANTQP; from the coding sequence ATGTCTATGCGTCTGTCCCAGCCTTCGCTCGCCCACCCTGCCCCATCCCTGGCCAGGCCGCCTTCACCCTGGCTGGTGCTGGCCCTGGTGAGCCTGCCCGTTTTTATCGGTGCGCTCGATCTGACGATCATCTCCGCTATCCTGCCAGAAGTGATTGTTGAATTTCAGATTCCGCTGGAAAGCGGCCTCGATGACACCGCTTGGCTGGTCAGTGGTTATTTGCTGGCTTATACGATCTCGATGACGTTCATGGGGCGCGTCTCCGACCTGATCGGGCGGCGCCGGGCTTACCTGATCTGCCTGGCGATCTTCACTGCCGGGTCAATCTGGGTTGCTGTGGCGGATGGGCTGCCCGCCGGATGGCTGTACAACCTGGCCCGCCGGCTAGGACAGCGCCCCGACCCAACCGCCATTGCCCTGCTATCCCTGGTGATCGGACGGGTGATTCAAGCTTTTGGCGGCGGAGCGCTGGTGCCCATCAGTATGGCACTGGTCGGCGATCTCTTCCCGCCGCAGCGCCGTGCCCAGCCGCTGGGGCTGATTGGCGCGATCGACATGGCTGGCTGGGTGGTCGGCCATCTGTACGGTGGCATCATGGTGCAGTTTGTCGACTGGCGGCTGTTGTTCTGGCTCAATATCCCCATAAGTCTGCTGATCTTCGCGTTGATTCTCCGCCTGCTGCGCGGCGTCGAGCAACCGCTTGCCAGTGGCGGCTTTGACCTTCCCGGCGCGCTTTCGCTTGCCCTGGCTCTGCTGTGCTTCAGCATCGGGCTAGGAGCCAATACCGATGTGACAGTCGGCTCCTCCACCTTCGCCGAACTGACTGCCTTTCCGCCTTACGCCGGACCGGCGCTAATGGCAGGCCTGGCTGCCTTGCTGGGCTTCCTCTGGATCGAACGTCGCCACCCTCACCCGCTGATCGACCTCGGCCTTTTCCGCCGTGGCAACTTCGCCGCCGGCAATCTCACCAGCCTGATCGTGGGTTTTGCATTGATGATCGGCCTGGTGATCGTGCCGATTCTCATCAACATCCGGGCGGAAAGTCTGGACACCCTGACACAGACCGCCCTGTCCGTCGGCCTCGTGATGAGCGCCCTGACCATCCCGATGGCCCTCAGCGCCATACCCGGCGGCTGGCTCAGCGACCGGTTTGGCTATCGTTTGCCTACTGCCACCGGTTTGATCGTGGCCGCCATGGGGTTCACGCTGGCCGGGCTACGCTGGACAGAGGCGGTCAGCCACGAGGAGATGGCCGCTCACATGATCCTGGCCGGGATTGGCCTGGGTCTGACCATGTCGCCCACCAGCGCCGCCGTGCTTAACGCCGCCCCGGATGATCGGCGTGGCATCGCTGCCGCCATCGACGATATGCTGCGCCTGCTGGGGATGACCCTGGCCGCCTCCGCTCTGACAACCATCGCCCTGCGGCGAATTTCCACGCTTGCTGCTACCGCTATCGGCGAGACCATCGCCATGACCCAGGAAGCTGTCAACATCTATGTCATGCTGACCGCTCAGGTCATCCGCGAACTGGCGCTGCTGGGGGCGTTGCTGTGCCTGCTAGCGCTGATCCCGGCTCTGCTGCTACGTGGCGGGCAGGCCAATACACAGCCCTGA
- a CDS encoding LysM peptidoglycan-binding domain-containing protein, with protein sequence MVKATFSRSIRWLLLALVLTGCFRQAGPNLDTPISTVSPTPLPTSPVEITPFVTPFVPGAGPELTAMPTLAGPEPTLALIQPGAIEPTLTPGSEAAVGPAPSATIPFAAGPTYTPVPGAPPVNLNPNLPAGNQTTSSTSTQPVADCIYAVEAGDTAFYIASKYNITLAELIEYNKLENANYLYEGQELKIPNCGVRVEPTESGLPTPNIPPPGPTPTSPIPQTTADGQIIHVVEPGQNLFRISLRYGVTVQEIVDANNLGSANAILSIGQQLIIPRKAD encoded by the coding sequence ATGGTCAAAGCGACGTTTAGTCGTAGCATTCGCTGGTTGCTGTTGGCGCTGGTGCTGACAGGCTGCTTCCGGCAGGCCGGGCCGAATCTGGATACCCCGATCAGTACGGTGTCGCCGACACCCCTGCCGACCAGCCCGGTCGAGATCACGCCATTTGTCACGCCGTTCGTGCCTGGCGCAGGGCCGGAACTGACGGCGATGCCTACGCTGGCCGGGCCGGAGCCAACCCTGGCACTGATCCAGCCCGGTGCTATTGAACCGACTTTGACTCCCGGCAGTGAGGCGGCAGTGGGTCCTGCACCTTCCGCCACGATCCCGTTTGCTGCCGGGCCGACTTACACGCCGGTGCCCGGTGCGCCGCCAGTGAATCTGAATCCCAACCTGCCTGCCGGTAACCAGACCACTTCGTCGACCTCGACCCAGCCTGTGGCTGACTGCATCTACGCGGTAGAGGCAGGCGACACAGCGTTTTACATTGCCTCAAAGTACAATATTACCCTGGCCGAACTGATCGAATACAACAAGCTGGAGAACGCCAACTACCTGTATGAGGGCCAGGAGCTGAAGATCCCGAATTGCGGTGTGCGTGTGGAGCCGACGGAATCCGGCCTGCCCACGCCCAATATCCCTCCACCTGGTCCGACCCCGACAAGCCCGATCCCACAGACCACTGCTGACGGCCAGATCATTCACGTGGTTGAGCCGGGCCAGAACCTGTTCCGGATTTCCCTGCGTTATGGCGTTACCGTCCAGGAGATTGTGGACGCCAACAACCTGGGTAGCGCCAATGCGATTCTGTCGATTGGCCAGCAGTTGATCATCCCCCGGAAGGCCGATTAG
- a CDS encoding site-2 protease family protein: MLEEMSPYEEVEAREAGLAGWSPQVAPIREAVATVLAIETEEYPLDAHLTAIFSGRLRYNSEEAYEEVDRRLAPLNQLPLFRESGGRHVVRVVPGRFNPRPRAWWPNAILFVLTVLSLLYTGTAIALGEALLENPERQLAELWRGWPYALGMVLILGAHELGHYFAARHHGVPVTLPYFIPLPFGFFGTLGAFIQLRAPLRNRKVLLDVGAAGPLAGMLFAVPILLIGLAAAEVRPLPTDIPFVLEGNSILYALAKRLTFGRFLPDGHLDVFMNQLAQAGWTGLFITGLNLIPVGQLDGGHVVYTLLGERARLLYFPAILIIAGLALAVSDAWFLWLLLLTIFGRTYATTLDTITPLDNRRRWVAILALLVFLLVFVPDPLRVVQPLNVPVEMF, encoded by the coding sequence ATGCTTGAAGAGATGTCTCCCTATGAGGAGGTTGAGGCCAGGGAAGCCGGGCTGGCCGGGTGGTCGCCACAGGTGGCGCCTATCCGCGAGGCCGTGGCGACTGTCCTGGCAATCGAGACGGAGGAATACCCCCTCGACGCGCATCTAACGGCTATCTTCAGCGGCAGGCTGCGCTACAACTCTGAGGAAGCCTATGAGGAAGTTGATCGCCGGCTGGCTCCCCTGAACCAGTTGCCCCTGTTCCGTGAGAGCGGTGGGAGGCATGTGGTGCGGGTGGTTCCGGGGCGTTTCAACCCGCGCCCGCGCGCCTGGTGGCCCAACGCCATCCTGTTTGTCCTGACGGTGCTTAGCCTGCTCTATACAGGTACGGCCATTGCCCTGGGAGAGGCGTTGCTGGAAAACCCGGAGCGCCAGCTTGCCGAGCTGTGGCGTGGCTGGCCCTATGCGCTGGGGATGGTGCTCATCCTCGGGGCGCATGAACTGGGGCATTACTTTGCGGCGCGTCACCATGGCGTGCCGGTGACGTTGCCTTACTTCATCCCGCTACCGTTTGGTTTCTTTGGAACCCTGGGTGCCTTCATCCAGCTTCGCGCGCCGCTGCGCAACCGCAAGGTATTGCTGGATGTCGGCGCGGCTGGCCCGCTGGCGGGGATGCTTTTTGCCGTGCCGATCCTGTTGATCGGTCTGGCGGCAGCGGAGGTCCGGCCCTTGCCGACGGATATCCCGTTTGTGCTGGAAGGCAACTCGATCCTGTACGCGCTGGCCAAGCGACTGACTTTTGGTCGGTTCCTGCCGGATGGACACCTCGATGTGTTCATGAATCAACTGGCTCAGGCCGGCTGGACGGGGCTGTTCATCACCGGTCTGAACCTGATCCCGGTGGGGCAACTGGATGGCGGGCATGTGGTCTATACGCTGCTGGGGGAACGGGCGCGGCTGCTGTATTTCCCGGCGATTCTGATCATCGCCGGTCTGGCGCTGGCTGTTTCGGATGCGTGGTTTTTGTGGCTGCTGCTCCTGACGATCTTCGGGCGAACTTACGCCACAACGCTGGACACCATCACCCCGCTGGATAACCGCCGCAGATGGGTTGCCATCCTGGCGCTACTGGTGTTCCTGCTGGTGTTTGTCCCTGATCCGCTGCGCGTGGTTCAGCCGCTGAATGTGCCGGTGGAGATGTTCTGA
- a CDS encoding 2'-5' RNA ligase family protein, translating to MEASEDRTLASAIVIPAPPPVAEFVAAFRREHPGQESYALPPHITVMWPFISPGTLDDEPDEALLRQTADRLRRICRLIAPFTVTLDRYGTFPGGVLYLAPRDPAPIIALHSHILAQFPEYPPYGGEYGELVPHMTLGIFAPEDVSAIAGRLTLEPLAFVVDRLCFMYGDQRFSQPWKTAAVIPLGVGR from the coding sequence ATGGAAGCGAGCGAGGATAGAACACTGGCTTCGGCCATCGTGATCCCGGCGCCGCCGCCTGTCGCCGAATTCGTGGCCGCGTTCCGCAGGGAACACCCCGGCCAGGAGTCGTATGCCCTCCCGCCGCATATCACGGTGATGTGGCCGTTCATCTCGCCGGGGACGCTGGACGATGAGCCAGACGAAGCCTTGTTGCGCCAGACAGCTGACCGCCTGCGCCGGATTTGTCGCTTGATCGCGCCGTTTACGGTTACGCTCGATCGCTACGGGACATTCCCCGGCGGTGTGCTTTACCTGGCCCCCCGTGACCCGGCGCCGATCATCGCCCTGCATAGCCATATCCTGGCGCAATTTCCTGAGTATCCGCCGTATGGAGGCGAGTACGGGGAACTGGTGCCCCATATGACCCTGGGAATCTTCGCGCCGGAGGACGTATCGGCTATTGCCGGGCGTCTGACGCTGGAACCGCTGGCCTTTGTGGTGGACCGTCTGTGTTTCATGTATGGGGATCAGCGGTTCTCGCAGCCATGGAAGACCGCCGCTGTGATTCCGCTGGGAGTAGGGCGATGA
- a CDS encoding thioesterase family protein, producing MSVLEPGLTGQASWQVTEAMTAARIGSGLVAVFSTPMLVGLMETAAVNALEGRLATGMTSVGTRIDVQHLAATPVGATVRAVATLTNIDGRRLFFAIEAWDDHEMIGRATHERVIVDQTRFEAKAAQKR from the coding sequence ATGAGCGTACTGGAACCTGGTCTGACCGGGCAGGCTTCCTGGCAGGTCACCGAAGCGATGACCGCCGCGCGCATCGGCAGCGGTCTGGTGGCCGTCTTCTCCACCCCGATGCTGGTCGGCCTGATGGAAACCGCCGCTGTGAATGCTCTTGAAGGGCGCCTGGCAACCGGGATGACGTCAGTTGGCACGCGGATCGATGTGCAGCATCTGGCGGCCACCCCTGTCGGCGCTACCGTCCGCGCCGTCGCCACGCTGACTAACATTGACGGCCGCCGATTGTTCTTTGCAATCGAAGCGTGGGATGACCACGAGATGATCGGGCGCGCCACCCACGAGCGCGTGATCGTCGACCAGACTCGTTTTGAGGCAAAAGCGGCACAAAAACGCTAG
- a CDS encoding toll/interleukin-1 receptor domain-containing protein encodes MLYIAYTREDALFAVQLAEDLNDLGVEVWLDLQEISATADWEAAQRAAIEASEGLIAVLSPEALRRDHMRREVQQAFTAGKQVYLAVTRRIPWRDWMAGLSVADFTASYEAGLDALMLNITGAARANASADEAEQWLHQQDRAKPPKTQGKQPHRSILGKLLRR; translated from the coding sequence GTGCTTTACATCGCTTACACACGGGAAGACGCGCTGTTCGCCGTCCAGCTTGCCGAAGACTTGAATGACCTCGGCGTTGAGGTCTGGCTGGACCTGCAGGAGATCAGCGCCACTGCCGATTGGGAAGCCGCCCAGCGGGCCGCCATTGAAGCTAGTGAAGGGCTGATCGCCGTGCTATCCCCGGAAGCCTTGCGCCGGGACCATATGCGACGCGAAGTCCAGCAGGCTTTTACAGCGGGCAAACAGGTTTATCTGGCGGTGACGCGCCGCATCCCCTGGCGCGACTGGATGGCCGGTCTTTCCGTCGCCGATTTTACGGCCAGCTATGAAGCGGGGCTTGACGCGCTGATGCTGAACATCACCGGCGCAGCACGCGCGAATGCCTCCGCCGACGAAGCCGAGCAGTGGCTCCACCAGCAGGACAGGGCCAAACCGCCGAAGACTCAAGGGAAGCAACCGCACCGCTCGATCCTGGGCAAGCTGCTGCGGCGCTAA
- a CDS encoding thymidine kinase, with protein MKHHSGRVEVICGSMFSGKTEELIRRLRRARIAKQKVQVFKPVLDNRYAEEKVMSHDGQGLAAVPVETASGILRAVEPDTTVVGIDEAQFFDAELPAIVDSLASRGIRVILAGLDMDFRGEPFGVMPLLMARAEEVVKLHAICVICGEEASRTQRLVNGQPARYDDPVILVGAAEVYEARCREHHVVLRG; from the coding sequence ATGAAACATCACAGCGGTCGTGTCGAGGTGATCTGTGGCAGCATGTTCAGCGGCAAGACAGAGGAATTGATCCGCCGCCTGCGCCGCGCCCGTATCGCCAAGCAGAAGGTCCAGGTCTTTAAGCCGGTTCTGGATAACCGCTACGCTGAAGAAAAAGTGATGTCCCATGACGGGCAGGGGTTGGCCGCCGTCCCGGTGGAGACAGCGTCCGGGATTCTGCGGGCGGTTGAGCCAGATACGACAGTTGTGGGCATTGACGAAGCCCAGTTCTTTGATGCTGAGTTGCCCGCGATCGTCGACAGTCTGGCCAGCCGGGGGATCCGGGTGATCCTGGCCGGGCTGGACATGGATTTTCGGGGCGAGCCGTTCGGGGTGATGCCACTGCTCATGGCCCGTGCTGAGGAAGTGGTCAAGCTGCATGCCATTTGCGTGATCTGCGGCGAGGAAGCCAGCCGTACCCAGCGGCTGGTGAACGGCCAACCGGCGCGCTATGATGATCCGGTGATCCTGGTGGGTGCCGCAGAGGTCTACGAAGCGCGCTGCCGGGAGCATCACGTGGTCTTGCGCGGCTAG
- a CDS encoding LppX_LprAFG lipoprotein, translating to MRTWFALLAIPLLCAACAPAAGEPPDPLELVTEAGQHIQEAESFAVTIVRSGAPVFIDAAGLIEFVRASGHYVAPDRVQARVRVLISGIAGDIDVIAIGDDQFYRHAVLTGGRWINAEFSPGFNAEQLVRSESGLARAMAAIKDLRLQGAENLDGVDVWHLTGTAAGSEVAALTIGLIPARADVQVDLYIRVPDHHPERMVIVQPDTVNATQPEPSTWTIEVFDYNGGHRIERPE from the coding sequence ATGAGAACCTGGTTTGCGCTGTTGGCCATCCCGTTGTTGTGCGCTGCCTGCGCCCCTGCCGCAGGTGAGCCACCCGATCCGCTTGAACTGGTCACCGAAGCCGGGCAACACATCCAGGAGGCGGAAAGCTTCGCGGTCACCATTGTCCGCAGCGGCGCTCCGGTCTTCATCGATGCCGCGGGTCTGATTGAGTTCGTCCGCGCCAGCGGCCACTACGTGGCCCCTGACCGTGTTCAGGCGCGTGTGCGCGTGCTCATCAGCGGCATCGCCGGGGATATCGACGTGATTGCCATCGGGGACGACCAGTTCTACCGCCATGCCGTCCTGACCGGCGGGCGCTGGATCAATGCGGAGTTCTCGCCCGGCTTCAATGCTGAGCAGCTGGTCCGGTCGGAGAGCGGTCTGGCCCGGGCCATGGCCGCGATCAAGGACCTGCGCCTGCAGGGCGCGGAAAACCTGGATGGCGTCGACGTCTGGCACCTGACCGGTACAGCGGCGGGCAGCGAGGTTGCCGCGCTGACCATTGGCCTGATTCCGGCGCGGGCTGATGTGCAGGTTGATCTGTACATTCGCGTCCCCGATCATCACCCGGAACGGATGGTCATCGTCCAGCCTGATACCGTCAACGCGACACAGCCCGAACCCAGCACCTGGACTATTGAAGTCTTTGATTACAACGGCGGCCACCGCATCGAGCGTCCGGAGTAG